The genomic region gcagtgacgcgatgactttaccagtcagcgattggctcttatttagaaggcgggacttattccgccatattgcgcgttgcactttctctcattcaaaacaatacgagtgacacgtcttgtgttattctatagtctttggtacggctctgtgatcagtagtaaatgcttctccatctaaAAGCCAGAGGGTGCTCTTGCGCAAAAACTCCAGATATGCCCTGCCGCAGAAGAAGATAACACTCGTCATattgctgtagctgaataaatagaagattgaaacgctttgattgattaaacatgactaataaacacaacaactgctttattctgtgtaagaatccacatcatctcacagaaggatgctcagCTGTCGTTATGAAATGAGTTTGgagcaaaaacatgttattaaatgttgttttttgttggacaagatgttaataaatgcttctcatgtctggaaagatgtttgatgcGTGTTGCTTTgtcaaatgtaaattataagcgactcaaactcaCAGTGCTTTCAggtggattagcatttggacccatacttcattgacaagctgcacataaaaaatataataataatcacagcctttgtgatttcataatcgcactatgAATCACGTTAAAGCGATAATCGCGTTTaagtttaatgttatttttcgtatcgtgcgataaatcgtgcagccctaataagCAATGTCTCAGAATAAGCCATTTGCAGTTTCTATGcaatgtgacatcacattgCACATGCCCCGCCCACGACTCCTGAAGGACTCTGCCCTTTTAGCATAAACCCcgccctgagtgagctgtacacCGTCCGCCATGTTTATTTCCTTGCCAGAGAATTTAACAacagcattcaagtaagaaatgtattcataGTAAAGCtactaaaattatttaatcaagagcagtgaatgattttctgtttttcttttgttgtttgattcatattaacagcatataCAGCAGTTGGTACTGTATATTACGTTGCTTTCACTTTTTATATAGCTCGAATATACACATGCGATTTCTTTACTTGCTGTTtacataaccaactgtgtttatgtgaactttgtgtttttgacataatcttgtgtatttgacagtttaagcacaataaaacattaaagaGAACTTAGTTTAATACTCAAGTGACGCACCGTCTGACATCTTTCTGTGTGCGTGCTTCGGATGTGTGCgctcagaaaaccatatatcagaagtttagactgatatggctttaaaacacatgcagataataaactttcatgatgataAATAACTGCAATGTCACGTGAGCGTGGCCGCgatagagatgataatcaaaaccaaacagatgttttgttcgtttttggcagagtatctgagttgtacaggctccgccctcttctggaaagtggggtggggagcagcagctcatttgcatttaaagatacatgcacaaaaatagcatgtttttccttccactcaaagATGGGCATTTACagcatggtataataaatgatctgtggggtattttgagctgaaacttcacagacccattctggggacaccagagacttatattacatcttgaaaaaggagtataataggtcctctttaaaatagaaatcttttgtaacattataaatgcctttactgtcaattttgatcaatttaaggcaataaaagtattcatttcttttctgaccccaaacattgATTCGGTAGAgtaatttgaaatgaaaatagaTCAACAAACCATTTTGGTCAACATTAATGGTTCCATGTGTTTCTGTTCTCTGTTGCTGGTACTAAAATTACATCCTTTTATAGACTGTATAAATTGAGCATGTAACAGTTCAAAACAAAGCTTCAGCTGTTACTCAGTAATTTCAATGTCATTTCTGTCCTACCAAATTAGGATTTGTCAGCTTTGTGGCGTCTATGATGAAGGCAACTTCAGTTCAAAAAATGCCTGGACATATCTGGTTATTGTCAACAATGTCTCTCAGCTTGTaagtaccttttttttttcctgaatatTATGCAAGACTGTCACATGGGCTAATGTCACTGAATGAGTCTACAGTTACACCCAGGAACCAAACAGCAGTAAAAGGAAAATAGAATGCAACTAAAGCTTTATTTACAtcttatagatttttttttaaacaacagtaaaacaaaacagacaGCCTCTCATTTGTGTTCATGCAGCTTGTAAATATTAAAAGCTTAAGGAACATGAAgcaacaacagtgaaaaattatTGATAGTTCAAGTTAAACAGTAACCTTATAATCTAATGGTAATATGCTAATGTTGcacttgttttctttttttcagtttgcCATGTACTGTCTTGTGCTGTTCTACAAGGCTCTGAGAGAAGAGCTGAGTCCCATCAAACCTGTGGGCAAATTCCTCTGTGTCAAGCTGGTGGTTTTTGTGTCATTCTGGTAAACTGTTCTCTACACATTGCATATAACAATTCTGATCTACTTGCAGTGATGACTTTTGTAATCATGTTTAGTTCCTTAGTTATTCAGTGGAGTTTTCTAGAACTTTTCTAGGATACACTACAtagaattataaaattataataaacataCAATTATAGAATTATAATAAACATGTATTGTTAAATCTTGTGAAGCTGTCAtgaattgattgattgattgattgattgattgatttgtgGAGATATATGACCTGGGtttatgtcattttcatgtcctTTTATGTCACCATGTAATGTTTTAATTCAGTTGTTTTTATCTGTCTTAGGCAAGCTGTAGTCATTGCGCTTTTAGTGAAGGTTGGTGTGATCTCAGAGtctcacacctgggagtgggaCAGTGTGGAGGCTGTAGCTACTGGATTGCAGGTATGGTACTTTGGTCTGACTCTGAGCACTAAACGACTTACATAACAACTCCTATGTAAATGGGATTTACGACTGGAAATAGTGAGACACCGGTTTaagatatttatataaattggcTGGCTTACTATGTaccattgctgctgctgcagcaCCATTCATGAACTGCTGGTTGCATAAGGGGAAGTAACCTTCAAGATTAAGAGTCTGTGATTCTCTGTTCTCATAGGACTTCATCATCTGTGTGGAAATGTTTTTGGCAGCCATTGCCCATCACTTCAGCTTCACTTACAAACCCTACATACAGGAAGCAGAGGAAGGTTCCTGCTTTGATTCCTTCCTGGCCATGTGGGATATCTCAGACATACGGGCTGACATCTCAGAACAAGTGCGCAATGTTGGTGAGTCACTACACAGTTTTTTCTTAGTGTTGCTTGGTCAGAGGGTCtagaaacttttttttgataaatgaTACTTACAGAATGATTTATCTACATTAGAGGCCAAATCATACTTTTTTCTAGTCAGAGATTCACTTATAAAACTAGTCAAGGTTTTGTACCTTAAATTTGTCAAGTAGTTATGAACATTTCCTTATTAAAAGAGgcatttatctatttattttatatcagtGCCTTTAATATAAATGGCCTGCCTTACATAAGGGATGAGGATTTTTTGTTGGGTCCAGGATATTTTTCTGATTTGCAAAGTCTGAATTACATTGTGACAGATTCACAAAACAGTTTGCACTGCGATGTGCCACTGTAACTTCTAAGATCAGACTGAAAGGATCAGAAActgttaaatataaattttaaaagtgtttgcgagagaatgcaaaagcactgacatatttcctGGAGCTCCGTATTGCAAAGCCAGGAATACATTATGCTGCATTATTGCCTTAAATTGGTATGGTCCATGTTTCTGAACACAGAATAGGCATTGttgacagtgttattttagtattttgacagattgctgtagccaCCTCAGTTCAAGAGGCAACATGGAGGGCATTTGAACAGATCATTTCCTCATTACCACTAGTTATCACATAAAATATACTTCAgtatcagaaggaatgttgatAGAAATAGTACAACTTCCTGAAATACATCATGTTTCATATAATTGctccagtgttgccaagtcccaATTTTCCAGCGGAATTAGGTtatttttacactgttgcctcaggttgtttttcatatccgcaggttgaagcgaccccaaataacatgatatttagcccctggagtAAGAATTTTACTAGGGGAACCCCGCCAAAAACGCGGAATGCGATTTTTACTGTGGGAAATAAATAGCAATTGAATTTAATAGTTTTGGActtgttaattttaacctttaataataTAGTAATGTACCAACTGAAAGGGATCCCTGAATAGTTTACagaagattattttgcttaaagggatagttcacccaaaaatgaaaattctgtcatcatttactccccctcaagttgttccaaacctgtataaatttctttgttctgctgaacacaaaagaagatatttggaagaatgtttgtaaccaaacagatctcgccccccactGACAACcattgcatttttttcccccctactGTAGTACTCAATGGgaggcgagatctgcttggttacaaacatttttccaaatatcttcctttgtgtacagcagaacaaagatatttatataggtttggaacaacttgagggtgaataaatgatgacagaattttcatttttgggtgaactatccctttaagaaaaatTGACATGTACTGttcctgatatatatatattcaaactaGTCGATATCAAATCAAATCTGATTTAATCAAAAGCTTGTGAATTGGAATCGAATTGTTTTGTATCAAAACCCAGCCCTATTAAAACAGTTATGCATCATATGTATGtgctttgttttttaactttaggGAGAACTGTTATGGGTCGGCCAAGAAAAACGTATTTCGGTGAAGAGGCTTGCCAGGACGAGAACACGGGACTGCTGTCAGCTGGAGCTCAGGAACCAGTTGAATCGTCTTCCACCCCTCCATCCCCCAAGGGCCGTTACCAGGGAATGGGCCACACCGTAACTCCCCACTCCATCTCTGCTCCTGCAAACCTTGGCTGCGTACCATGGGATGGAGATGTGGATGACATCCCACCAACTGTGATATCTAGCGATTGCACAGACCAACAGGGCTCAGACTATCCGGCGATTACTTAACATCACTGAGCTTCAGCTACCAAAGCTTTTATATTTAAAGCACATCAATCAATCTAGCTACCATTTAGAATATATGCAGCCACCGTTAACTCTAACCGGTAACTATTGGATACCTGTGGCTAATATGTGTTCAGAGAGGCTCGGTGAAGCTTTGGTAGCAAGGACACATATGAAGGACTTTGGCAGTGTTGGTCCTCTGTTTTTACCTCTGTTTCGCATTATTTTGCCGGAAACATGACCAAATTATAAACTGACCTTAAAGTCGAGCACAGTAATTCCCAAATGCCAGTTTTAAAATTTCATATAATCAGTTATCGGTACTTTTAAGACAGCTTTATGAATGTTTACTCTAAGAAACACTATGTATTGATAATGCTACTTCACAATTCCGTTGACGTTCTCCTGGATTTTGTTAGCAAgtcattttaatgattttttttatcattagtGTTAGGTTAGTTTTATCCGGttgatgcaattttttttttttttttttttttttgaggagcgGCACCTTGATCATGGACAGTAATATGAAATTGCCAGGATGCCATTGAGATTTGGAACACTTTGTCTCAGAATATATGCATGTGTTAAAGCAACTACAGTTTGACTGTACATCAGCTTTTAAGCACAAAGTACTGAAACACTCATATCTTTGCTCAGTTCGCTTCAGAGCAACTTTTCTTGGACTGCTTGCCTTCTGAACAGCTTCATGCAGTTGcatcaaaacaaaaatgcatatgttgtttttctctcttttgtcCTTGTCagaaattatttgtttttaagtaattgcatttttatttttggttgttTTAATGGCTAGACAAAGAAAATTAGGCTATGTTACTTTTAACTAGTATTGAAAATGTTGAATATTGATTTAAGTTCACCTCGGGGAATGATGCAATGTTTAAATATCAGCCAAAGCTGTCTTATTGctattaaagggacagttcacccaaaaatgaaaattctgtcaaaattTACTTTCCCTCATGCATATCAATCCAAACTCTTAAGACACATGAGAAACAAACCTAATCTTTTCTTGCCTGTCAAGCACACACTTTTGAGCtcgtttaccatatttgatgtgctctatgtacATGCTTCAATCAGTGTTTGTATAAGAATTAaggcctaaattaaatctattcatcatataaagctaTAGTGTCTCTTAGAGTTGTCTAAAGTACCGACTTTGGTActtgaattttaaaaatgtgacgctttgagcactgttgtagccaatcacagacataatcaatgagcgcgtgaacacaatgcaccaatcagaggtgtttacgaatctgctcaacagtgctcaaagcatcacattttaaaaatctcagTACTTATTGGTACCGAAGTTGGTACTTTTTACAATTGTAGTGTATCTTCACAAGATTGGATTAAACCGATTGTCaatgtaatccatatgaatgaatgtttttataaactttttgaagtgtcaaaagttTTGGTTACatagactttcaatggagggccagaagtttctgaagttcctttaaaatataatcatttgTGCAAATTTGAACAAATattttatgggtttggaatgacatgagggtgagtaatagatgacagaatttttattttaggggTAATCTTCCCTTTAAGAAATTGtctttttctttgttaattttgGGTTTCAGTTGTCTGTTAGTACATAACATTAGCTGCACAGGAGctataaatgtcaaatatatagTATAACAGCACATGCAGATCATTTTATGATTACAGATGTGGAcctaaatgttttaatgaactGTCACGTGTCTCTCTGTTCTATTCAGAGAGATGCACCTTCCGCAATGGTTTGTACTGCTGTTGCATTGCCTTATCTAACAGTGGTTGTCACGAATAATTAAACTTCACATGGAAATGTGTATTGAGTATGTCTGCTTAAATCCCAAttcaaagggatagttcatccagaAATGGCCATTTACTAACCctccatgtcattccaaacctgtatgacttactttatTCTctgaaataagatattttgaagaatattggtaACCAAATGGTTTTGGTTAtcactggggaaaaaaaaaagaatatatatatatatatatatatatatatatatatatattttttttttttttttttttggcaaacttTCCTTTTAAAGAAGCATCAAGCCACATAGTCATggagaaattattttaatgtaaaatgtgttCTGTTGCTAAAAATAATAACTTTGTTTTCCATATAGCAATTAAATAATTGCCCATTAGCAGCAGATTTTGGAGTGTGTTATACTATATATCGGTACAGAATCCCTCCCTTCATGAGTCATTGGTCACAGGCTCTGCCTCCCTGATGACATCATCAGCCCCCAGCCATTCCTCTTTAACAGCTGTAATGGAGATGCTGCTCTTGTGAAGCCGGATGCTGAGCCGGACCCACTCTCCTCTGCTGACCGCCAGGGGCTGCTGGAGGACCACCGCCGCCTGCTTCCAGTGTGAGTCCTCACTGAAGGTGCTGACGCTCTGCTCAGAGTCCAGATGGATCTGGTACCAGAAGGGAATGGCAGTCAGATTGCCTGAGGTGCTGACCTGCACCTAACAAATGCAAAGAATAAAAGGCACTTTAAGAGAAGgtcaaaatgacttaaaattacaattagacaaaacatgttttaaaataagataataagCTGTTTTAATTCACCCGCTCAACAACTGTTTGTTTCCTCTGAAGTAATTGGGTTCCCTTGGTCCCCCAAAATTttctaatattatattatattatatatatatatatatatatatatatatatatatatatatatatatatatatattatattatattatattatattatattatattatattgtatattcAGCCAAGcagtaaaatatttaatgtgagtaaaaatatatataaaaaaatcctTATCCACAATTAAATCACAATGATGAGAAATGTTAATTcatttatagtatttataaatatattgaattagcttttatttttatattttcagttttcatttattttacatttttattattactattatttctacttagctttttattttagttttagtaattttactaCTTTTGCatctaatatttgttttatttcagttatcaaaaatgattttagttcaaaataacaacactaatagagagaagCCCAAAGAACCAGAACCAAAAACTCACTTTGACTTCTTTGTCGGTGTAATTGGCAGTGTTGTTCATGAGGTCTAGTGTGAAGAGTTCTACTGGATCACTAAGATGTGTACATTCAAGGGTGGACAGGTCCAAAAACATATGAACAGGTACCTGAAGGAGAAAACACACATAGAGAGACACTTTATcaaatttaaagaaaaccataGAATGTAAAACCATAGAATTTCTCTCACACCTCTCAATATAAAGCATGAATACAATGGGGCATGAAGTGGAAAATGTGATCTTTGATATGCTGATAATCTTTAATATCTCTCTAACTGTATGACATGAACCAGTTGTTTCTGTTAAGGAAGTATGGAATTTGACAATACTCCATAAATCAGCTTTACAATAAGGCTGTTTCTGGTCATTTTAGTGCCCAATGTGGAGAACTTAAAATGCACACTGAGATTCAATTCAATAGgccctaaaaaaaacaaaaaaaccccagCAAAGACTCCATTTTGGCATCTGCACTAGAATGTGTACTTGAGCTTGCAGGTCAAAGTCAAGTAAAACAAACTGAACGCAAACATTACATAATTGGGGCAGTCATGGACAAATGGTTAGAGAGGcagacttgtaacccaaaggttgcgggtttgattctcaataccTGCAGGAAAAATGTAggtgggggagtgaatgaacagtgtTCTCTTTCACCAATACCcatgactgaggtgcccttgagcaaggcacccaacccccaatcgctccctggagaagtgagtgtgtgtgtgtgttcactactcactgcaCCTAATGTGTGAGCACCAACTTGGATGGGTTACATTCAGAGGACAAATGCCGAGTATGGGTTgtcatacttggccttcacgtCATGAAGGATTTGTCATATGGgcccagttgttcaaaaagtttaatctggatcagaatgatctgCATTTGGAAATCCCGTGTTTCgctatccaggatcaggtaatccatcttacttttgtgctagtttttcaaagcaaaattggattggatcacCCTGATCCAGATACACACTTTTTCACTTTTCCAAATCTAGATTACTAGTGCtctatggagcccctaaagaGACATGGTGATAGAAAGAATATGATatcaaaaaacactttgaattaaatatatatatatatatatatatatatatatatatatatatatatatatatatatatatatatatatatatatatatatatatatatatatatatatatatttttttttttttttttttttttttgatatttacagctgtttggggattactttatggcaccaaaatctcatttttactttacagtaggGGTTAAAGATTAGGCTAAATATGTAGCCTAATGCCTACTtctaatttattactttaacatttaaactaatcaaaagcaaaaaaaaaagttttttagtcCAGTTTTagagttttattacatttttgttcctGAAATC from Megalobrama amblycephala isolate DHTTF-2021 linkage group LG7, ASM1881202v1, whole genome shotgun sequence harbors:
- the tmem184c gene encoding LOW QUALITY PROTEIN: transmembrane protein 184C (The sequence of the model RefSeq protein was modified relative to this genomic sequence to represent the inferred CDS: inserted 1 base in 1 codon), which gives rise to MPCTCGNWRRWIRPLVVLLYILLLLVVLPLCIWELQKSGVSIQNKAWFIAGLFVFMTIPISLWGILQHLVHYTQPELQKPIIRILWMVPIYSLDSWIALKYPSIAIYVDTCRECYEAYVIYNFMIFLLNYLGNQYPSLVLMLEVQEQQKXSPPLCCCPPWPMGEVLLLRCKLGVLQYTVVRPVTTVIALICQLCGVYDEGNFSSKNAWTYLVIVNNVSQLFAMYCLVLFYKALREELSPIKPVGKFLCVKLVVFVSFWQAVVIALLVKVGVISESHTWEWDSVEAVATGLQDFIICVEMFLAAIAHHFSFTYKPYIQEAEEGSCFDSFLAMWDISDIRADISEQVRNVGRTVMGRPRKTYFGEEACQDENTGLLSAGAQEPVESSSTPPSPKGRYQGMGHTVTPHSISAPANLGCVPWDGDVDDIPPTVISSDCTDQQGSDYPAIT